Sequence from the Coxiella endosymbiont of Amblyomma sculptum genome:
GTTACGGATAATTCTCCCTAGAAAGGGAATTACTGAACTGCTACGACTTCTTACAAACAAAGAAGACTGTATTGTGTTAACAATTGGAAACAACCATGTACGCATTTCTACTGGGGATTTTGTATTTACTTCTAAATTGATCGAAGGTCGTTTTCCTGATTACGAACGAGTGATTCCGAAAGGTGGTGATAAACAAATCAGAATTGATCGAGATCTCTTAAAACAAGCTATTAATCGAATGGCTATTCTGTGTAATGAGAAATTTAGAGGTATCCGTTTCGAGCTTCGCCATAGGCTACTGCGTATTTCTTCTTATAATATTGAGCAAGAAATGTCTGAAGAAGAAATTGAAATTGATTATATACAAAATAAAGAATTAGATATTGGATTAAATGTTAATTATTTGCTTGACATTTTGCGTGTCGTTAATCGTGGAAATATTACACTAACCTTTTCTGACGCAAACAGTGGTGTTTTGATTGCTGAAGACACCACAAGTATGAAACGAATAGATAGCTCTTTTGTCGTCATGCCTATGCGGCTTTAGTTTAGATGCCAAAGATTTTATCGTTGCAGATCAATCAATTTAGAAATTTAAAGGAAGTGGTTATTTCACCCACCTCCGGATTTAATCTTTTCTTTGGTCTTAATGGATCTGGAAAAACCAGCGTATTAGAGTCGATCCATTTTTTAGGGGTTGGGCGGTCCTTTCGCACACATTGTAATCAACGACTCATTCAACATACAGCCAATCGTTTTTCTGTATTTGCTACCCTTAAAGAAAAGGAACAACATATTTCTTTGGGAATTGAACAGTACCGATTAGGAAAGCGTCGCTTAAAAATTAACGGCGAAGAAATTTCTGATCGGTCTTTATTGGCAAAACGACTACCTCTTTGTCCAATAAACGCGATGAGTCACCGTTTTTTTCTGGATGGTCCTAAGATTCGTCGTCAATTTTTAGACTGCCTATCCTTCCATATGGAACCTAATTTTTTCCCTACCTGGAAGCGCATTCGGCGATTGTTAAGACAACGCAATGCAGCTCTTAAGTTACAATTGCCCTTTGACGAAATTACTCAGTGGGATCAAATGTTTTCTGAAGATGCTGAGTGTATTCACAAATTGCGAAAAAATATTGTTGCTGAGTTCAACGCTATCTTTTCTCAGATATTGCAATACTTTTTACCCAACGTAATTATTCTTCTCTGTTATTATCCGGGTTGGATTGCTAAACAATCTTTATTAAAACAACTTCAATTTAGTCTTAGGAGAGATTTACAATGTGGTTATACTCAAATTGGTCCGCAGCGCGCCGATTTTCGTCTTTCAATTCAAAAACTTCCGGCTCAAGATGTTTTATCTCAAGGACAACAGAAACTTGTTACTTACGCACTTTACATTTCAAAAGGACTATTGTTCAAGAAAAAGAATCAAGCTGCTCCGATTTATTTAATTGATGATTTAACAGCTGAACTGGATATCGAAAAAAGATACCGAGTTGTTGATTTATTAATACAATTGAAGTCTCAAGTGTTTATTACAAATACAAACTTTCAAGAAATTGAAATTCCAGATAGTAGCATAGTATTTCATGTACAAAATGGAATTGTTCATCCCTTTTCTCTATCACGAAAATCGAATAGCTGATCAATAAGTCAAAGATTATAATTAAGAGAAATTTCTTTTTTCTTTGTAGATTTTCATAAATTTTAACTCTTCATATTGTGGGGTATATTTAACAATAAAATATAACAATTATCATCTTTTATGATAAAATTGCTTCCCTATTTTCAAAAAAGAACAGAAATTTGTTTTATCCAGTATGAAATACGACGAACACAAAAATTTTCGAGAATACAATTCTTCGACGATCAAAATTCTTAGAGGTTTAGATGCAGTCCGTAAACGTCCAGGTATGTATATCGGAGATACTAGTGATGGATCTGGACTGCATCATATGGTGTTCGAAGTTGTCGATAATTCTGTTGATGAAGTTCTTGCTGGTTTTTGTACTAGTATTTTGGTGATTATTCACAACGATAAATCCATCACTATTCGCGACAATGGACGTGGAATTCCTACAGACATACATACAGAAGAAGGTCTTTCAGCCGCAGAAGTCATTATGACAACTCTTCACTCAGGCGGAAAGTTCGATAAAGATGTCTATGAAATATCTGGAGGATTGCATGGTGTTGGTGTTTCGGTTGTCAATGCTTTGTCGGAAAAATTGCATATGACCATTCGAAGAAACGGAAACATTTACTATCAATCTTACAAAATGGGAAAACCTCAATCTCCGTTAAAAGCAATAGGAAAGAGTACCGAATGCGGAACAGAAATTCGTTTTAAGCCCAGTACTACCGTTTTCAGTAATACTGAGTTTCAGTATGACATATTGGAAAAAAAACTTCGAGAAATTTCTTTCCTAAATTTAGGAGTACGTATAGAACTCTTCGATGAGCGCATCGGGAAAAGAGACGTTTTCGAATACAAAGGAGGACTTAAATCTTTTGTTCAGTATCTTAATTGTATCAATAAATTTACCCCTATTCATCCGGATATTTTTTATTTCCTCTCTGAGAAAAAAAATATTTCCATAGAAATTGCGATGCAATGGAACGATGGATTTCAAGAATCTGTGCTGTGCTTTACCAACAATATTCTTCAGAATGATGGTGGAACGCATTTATCCGGATTTAGATCCGCTTTAACTAGAATACTCAACAATTACATTGAAAATAAAGGGATAATTAAAAAGAATCAGTGCTCTATAATTGGCGATGACATTCGCGAAGGCTTAACGGCTATACTTTCTGTAAAAGTACCTGATCCAAAATTTTCGTCACAGACAAAAGATAAATTAGTGTCTTCCGAAGTTAAAAATGCAGTTGAAAGTGCAATGTCTGAGAAGTTTCGCGACTACCTTCTGGAAAATCCAAGGCAAGCCCGTGCTATTTCTCTAAAAATTGTGGAAGCGGCCCGAGCAAGGACAGCGGTACGTAAAGTACGCGATATAATACGAAGAAAGAATGTATTGGATTTAGGTGGTCTGCCTGGAAAATTAGCTGATTGTCAAGAAAAAGATCCTGCTCTGTGTGAATTGTTTTTAGTTGAAGGGGATTCGGCCGGCGGTTCGGCCAAACAAGCTCGTGATCGTCGCTATCAAGCTATTTTACCTTTAAAAGGTAAGATTTTAAACGTAGAAAAATCTCGATTTGATAAAATTTTATCCTCTGCTGAGGTCGGTACTCTAATTACTGCACTCGGTTGTGGAATTGGGCGAGAGGATTTTGATCCAAAAAAACTGCGTTATCATCGCATTATTATGATGACCGATGCAGATATTGATGGTGCACATATCCGTACTCTTTTGCTCACATTTTTTTATCGGCAGATGCCAAATTTGATTGAACAAAATCATATTTATATTGCACAACCACCCCTATATAGGGTAAAGAAAAATAGAAAAGAACAATATGTTAAAGATAGCCTAACGCTCAACACTTTATTGCTTCAATTGGCCTTAGAGGGCGCTAAACTTTATGCAGATCCCCACGCTCCTGCTGTAAAAGATCTTGTACTGACTCGTTTAGCTTCTTGTTATTGGATCGCTACGAGAAGTATCAAGCGTTTGAGCAAACACTATCCTTCTGTGATCTTGAAATATTTACTAGAAATTACCCCACTAACTGCAGTACAGCTTAACGATAAATCCCGAGTAGACTCCTGGATAAAAGAGTTAAAAAGCAAACTTTTGGAGCACAAAAAAAAGAAACCGGACTTCTGCTATCATTTTTCGTTGAGGGAAGAAAAAAAGAGAGAATTGTATTATTGTCCTCTGATTGTCGTTACCGATCGTGGTATCACGAAAGAATATGTTTTTGATCAAGATTTTTTTGAATGTGGCGATTATCACCGCATTGTAAAGTTATACAACTCAACGTCCAAATTAATTCAGATTGGAGCTTATGTAAAACATAACAACAAACAAAGAAAGATAACCTCTTTCAGAGAGGCATTAGATTGGCTTATTGAAGAAGGGAAAAAAGAATTGACCATTCAACGTTACAAAGGTCTTGGAGAAATGAATCCCGAACAATTGTGGGAAACGACGATGGATCCTGCTACTCGTCGTCTCTTATCCATTAATATTGAAAATTCTGTGGAAGCGGACAAGATTTTTACTGTTTTAATGGGTGACCAGGTCGAACCTCGCCGTATTTTTATTGAACAGCACGCACTGACTGTAGAAAATTTAGATATCTAACAAAAGTAGATGTTAAAATAAAAACGAAAATAGTGTTTATACGATGTAGTTCCTTCAGGAACGCTTGAGAGATCGTTTCGCGCTGTTCGTCTTTTCTTAATTTGCAGCTTTGAATTCTGTGTGTCGTCGACTTTTTCTCAGGAACGAAAGAACAATCCGTAGAACAATTTAGTCGTCTTTTTTTCTCGATAACTTTCCCAATTTTTGGGAGGTTTTAATAATGCGTCTTTTTCAGATTCGACATAAATATAAGATTCAGGAGCCAGAATATCCATCTTCTCTAACCAGAAAAAAGCTTGATTGATAAGATCTTGATAAAAAGGGGGGTCAAGGAAAACAATATTAAACGGAGTATTTTTTATTCCTTGGAAGATATTGTATGGAAATGTTTTTTGGAAGAACTTGACATTTGTAGCGTTTAAAACCGAAGCGTTTTTCTTCAGATTTGCAATGACAGATTTTGAACAATCAATAAAAATGCTGTAAGTACAGCCTCGGGATAAGGATTCAAATCCTAATGCTCCACTACCTGCAAACAAATCCAAACAATAAGAATGTTTGAGATAAGGATGTAGCCAATTGAATAAAGTTTCTCGAATACGATTGGAAGTAGGTCGTAACGTTGGAAGATCAGGAAAAGAAATTTTTCTTCCTCGCCATTTTCCACCAACAATCCTTAATTTCCTTTTCTTCGGATGCCTAATCATAAAAAACCAGTTTCCAACTGGCTACAAATATTTAACTTTTGTTACCGTAAAATAAGATACAAGTTTGAAGCCAGAAAATTCTGGCTTTTTCTCAGAGAGAATGATATAATAGTTATTCGTCCGCAGGGGGATTTAAAATTTTTAATGTCGTAGTTATTATGGACAATTAACTCATGAATCGATTACTAACACAAGTAGAAGAACAATCATTAGCAGTCGGGAATCTGGGTAGCTACGTTAGTTGGATCAATCGAATTCCTATGTTAAGTGTTACGGAAGAATACAATCTGTCTACCCAGTTTCGACAAGATCGTAATTTAGAAGCGGCCAAAAGACTTGTCCTGTCTCATCTGAGATTTGTTGTTCGAATCGCTCGAGGGTATACAGGTTATGGTTTGTCTCAAGCGGATTTGATCCAAGAAGGAAACATTGGATTAATGAAAGCAGTTAGACGATTTGATCCTAAGATAGGTGTTCGTTTAGTATCTTTCGCTGTTCATTGGATTCGTGCCGAAATCCATGAATTTATTCTTAAAAATTGGCGCATTGTTAAAATCGCTACTACTAAAGCACAAAGAAAGCTCTTTTTTAATCTGCGAAAACATACAAAAAAACAAGGATGGTTTAACGATCAAGAAGTATCGCTTCTGGCCGAAGAACTTAATGTAAACACCAAAGACGTACGACAAATGGAAGAAAGATTGAACAGTCATGATGAAGCTTTTGACGGAGCTAGCGATAGTATTGATGACGAGAATTGTGGTGGGCATGGATGCAGCGCACCGGCCTATTATCTAGAGGACAAACGTTATAATCCTGCTCTACAATTAGAACGCAGTGATTGGTCAGAAGACCAAGAACAACGGCTTCGTAAAGCATTGCAAATATTGGACAAGCGCAGTCAGGACATTTTACATCAGCGTTGGTTAAACGAAAAAAGACTAACGCTAAACGCATTAGCAGAAAAATATAGCGTTTCAGCCGAGCGCATTCGTCAACTTGAAAAAAATGCTATGCAGAAAATTCGTGAAGCTATGACTGTTTAGGTTTTTTAATTTTTATTATCCTCCACTTTTTAAGACTAATTTTTTTTGTTATTTCTTTAGTGTTGGTGCGGTTTACGATGCAAATTTTCAATACTGTCTGGTTTTTGGATTCAAAACGCTGTGGGAGGAAAGTCTAATGAAATTTTCAAGACAAACTAGTTTTCAGAAGACTATTCTGGTCTTGCACGAATACTGGGATCAACAGGGTTGTATTTTATTGCAACCTCTCGATATCGAAATAGGAGCAGGTACTTTTCATCCTGCTACTTTTTTGCGAGCAATTGGACCTGAGCCTTGGAGAGCTGCTTATATTCAACCTTCTAGAAGACCAACTGATGGTCGCTACGGAAACAATCCAAATCGAATTCAGCATTATTACCAGTATCAAGTTGTTTTGAAACCCCCACCAAATAATATCCAGGAACTTTATCTTAATTCATTGGAAGCCTTGGGGGTGGATCTCTTGATCCACGATGTTCGGTTTGTAGAAGATGATTGGGACGCCCCAACACTGGGGGCTTGGGGAGTTGGCTGGGAGGTTTGGCAAGATGGTATGGAGA
This genomic interval carries:
- the recF gene encoding DNA replication/repair protein RecF (All proteins in this family for which functions are known are DNA-binding proteins that assist the filamentation of RecA onto DNA for the initiation of recombination or recombinational repair.) — encoded protein: MPKILSLQINQFRNLKEVVISPTSGFNLFFGLNGSGKTSVLESIHFLGVGRSFRTHCNQRLIQHTANRFSVFATLKEKEQHISLGIEQYRLGKRRLKINGEEISDRSLLAKRLPLCPINAMSHRFFLDGPKIRRQFLDCLSFHMEPNFFPTWKRIRRLLRQRNAALKLQLPFDEITQWDQMFSEDAECIHKLRKNIVAEFNAIFSQILQYFLPNVIILLCYYPGWIAKQSLLKQLQFSLRRDLQCGYTQIGPQRADFRLSIQKLPAQDVLSQGQQKLVTYALYISKGLLFKKKNQAAPIYLIDDLTAELDIEKRYRVVDLLIQLKSQVFITNTNFQEIEIPDSSIVFHVQNGIVHPFSLSRKSNS
- the gyrB gene encoding DNA topoisomerase (ATP-hydrolyzing) subunit B, with the translated sequence MKYDEHKNFREYNSSTIKILRGLDAVRKRPGMYIGDTSDGSGLHHMVFEVVDNSVDEVLAGFCTSILVIIHNDKSITIRDNGRGIPTDIHTEEGLSAAEVIMTTLHSGGKFDKDVYEISGGLHGVGVSVVNALSEKLHMTIRRNGNIYYQSYKMGKPQSPLKAIGKSTECGTEIRFKPSTTVFSNTEFQYDILEKKLREISFLNLGVRIELFDERIGKRDVFEYKGGLKSFVQYLNCINKFTPIHPDIFYFLSEKKNISIEIAMQWNDGFQESVLCFTNNILQNDGGTHLSGFRSALTRILNNYIENKGIIKKNQCSIIGDDIREGLTAILSVKVPDPKFSSQTKDKLVSSEVKNAVESAMSEKFRDYLLENPRQARAISLKIVEAARARTAVRKVRDIIRRKNVLDLGGLPGKLADCQEKDPALCELFLVEGDSAGGSAKQARDRRYQAILPLKGKILNVEKSRFDKILSSAEVGTLITALGCGIGREDFDPKKLRYHRIIMMTDADIDGAHIRTLLLTFFYRQMPNLIEQNHIYIAQPPLYRVKKNRKEQYVKDSLTLNTLLLQLALEGAKLYADPHAPAVKDLVLTRLASCYWIATRSIKRLSKHYPSVILKYLLEITPLTAVQLNDKSRVDSWIKELKSKLLEHKKKKPDFCYHFSLREEKKRELYYCPLIVVTDRGITKEYVFDQDFFECGDYHRIVKLYNSTSKLIQIGAYVKHNNKQRKITSFREALDWLIEEGKKELTIQRYKGLGEMNPEQLWETTMDPATRRLLSINIENSVEADKIFTVLMGDQVEPRRIFIEQHALTVENLDI
- the rsmD gene encoding 16S rRNA (guanine(966)-N(2))-methyltransferase RsmD translates to MIRHPKKRKLRIVGGKWRGRKISFPDLPTLRPTSNRIRETLFNWLHPYLKHSYCLDLFAGSGALGFESLSRGCTYSIFIDCSKSVIANLKKNASVLNATNVKFFQKTFPYNIFQGIKNTPFNIVFLDPPFYQDLINQAFFWLEKMDILAPESYIYVESEKDALLKPPKNWESYREKKTTKLFYGLFFRS
- the rpoH gene encoding RNA polymerase sigma factor RpoH, which gives rise to MNRLLTQVEEQSLAVGNLGSYVSWINRIPMLSVTEEYNLSTQFRQDRNLEAAKRLVLSHLRFVVRIARGYTGYGLSQADLIQEGNIGLMKAVRRFDPKIGVRLVSFAVHWIRAEIHEFILKNWRIVKIATTKAQRKLFFNLRKHTKKQGWFNDQEVSLLAEELNVNTKDVRQMEERLNSHDEAFDGASDSIDDENCGGHGCSAPAYYLEDKRYNPALQLERSDWSEDQEQRLRKALQILDKRSQDILHQRWLNEKRLTLNALAEKYSVSAERIRQLEKNAMQKIREAMTV